A region of Sulfurovum sp. DNA encodes the following proteins:
- a CDS encoding N-acetyltransferase, which yields MIKLVKAKLTDIPAMQALVDEKVKDGTILERSEDEMATNIRSYVLAKQGEKLVGYTALHIHSSRLAEIRSLIVNKAYRGKYIGKQMVEFSLEEAKALGVKEDVLVLTYLPDFFEKIGFYEINKETIPEHKIWADCIKCIHFPSCNEVALVYKV from the coding sequence GTGATTAAACTAGTCAAAGCAAAACTTACTGATATTCCTGCCATGCAGGCACTGGTAGACGAAAAGGTAAAAGACGGGACCATACTTGAACGTAGTGAAGATGAGATGGCCACCAATATACGATCCTACGTCCTTGCTAAACAAGGAGAAAAACTTGTAGGCTATACGGCACTACATATCCACTCCTCGCGTCTTGCTGAGATACGCAGTCTTATTGTTAACAAGGCTTACCGTGGAAAGTATATTGGTAAGCAGATGGTAGAATTTTCTCTTGAAGAAGCAAAAGCACTAGGAGTCAAAGAGGATGTATTGGTTCTAACCTATCTACCAGATTTTTTTGAGAAAATTGGATTTTATGAAATAAACAAAGAGACTATTCCTGAACATAAGATATGGGCAGACTGTATTAAGTGCATCCACTTTCCTTCATGCAATGAAGTGGCACTAGTCTATAAGGTGTAG
- the yihA gene encoding ribosome biogenesis GTP-binding protein YihA/YsxC: MSNPQIVEASFIKSAQSIVDSVHEDMSEVVFLGRSNVGKSSTLNGLTHRKNLAKSSATPGKTQLINFFETRYLYKEQSYPVRFVDLPGFGYAKVSKSLKEVWQKNLVEFIEHRVSIRLFIHLRDARHPYAKIDDDMEAYILKFIRPDQRYLMVFTKIDKLNQKERNKLKREFPNSMTLSNLKKNGYESIHREIMHTIFGVGRDEGARSD, encoded by the coding sequence GTGAGTAATCCACAGATTGTAGAAGCATCATTTATTAAATCTGCACAGAGTATCGTCGATTCAGTACATGAAGATATGAGTGAAGTGGTATTTCTTGGACGTTCTAATGTGGGCAAAAGTTCAACACTGAACGGATTGACCCATCGGAAAAATCTTGCTAAAAGTTCTGCAACACCAGGAAAAACACAGCTGATAAACTTTTTTGAGACTCGCTACCTTTATAAAGAGCAGAGCTATCCTGTACGCTTTGTGGACCTTCCTGGATTTGGGTATGCAAAGGTCTCCAAATCACTTAAAGAAGTGTGGCAAAAGAATCTGGTAGAGTTCATTGAGCATCGTGTTTCTATCAGACTATTTATTCATCTACGTGATGCAAGACACCCATATGCAAAGATTGATGATGATATGGAGGCTTATATTTTAAAATTTATCAGACCTGATCAACGCTATTTAATGGTTTTTACTAAAATAGACAAGCTCAATCAAAAAGAACGCAATAAACTCAAACGTGAATTTCCTAATTCAATGACACTTTCCAATCTAAAAAAGAATGGATATGAAAGCATACATCGTGAGATTATGCATACAATTTTTGGTGTAGGAAGAGATGAGGGAGCAAGAAGTGATTAA
- a CDS encoding lipopolysaccharide transport periplasmic protein LptA, producing MKYIIILLTAVLGHSLLFAESVQITSDTMKIIDLKKEIHFTGNTKVIQMKNWIHADEIIVYLNQNNKTKKYEAIGSVTFELQYKNTFYKGSAQKITYLPKNVTYILKGEVAIEDLVNKSYINGDEVILNMHTGNGDIKGKKKKPVKFIFNLEKRRE from the coding sequence TTGAAATATATAATCATTTTATTAACAGCAGTTTTAGGACATTCCTTACTCTTTGCAGAGAGTGTTCAGATTACTTCTGACACTATGAAGATAATAGATCTCAAAAAGGAGATTCACTTTACGGGAAATACTAAAGTGATTCAGATGAAAAACTGGATACATGCAGATGAAATTATTGTTTACCTTAATCAAAATAATAAGACAAAGAAGTATGAAGCAATTGGAAGCGTAACCTTTGAGTTACAATATAAGAATACTTTTTACAAGGGGAGTGCGCAGAAAATTACATATCTTCCCAAAAATGTTACATATATCCTTAAAGGTGAAGTTGCCATAGAAGATCTTGTAAATAAAAGTTATATTAATGGTGATGAAGTTATTTTAAATATGCATACTGGAAATGGTGATATCAAAGGGAAGAAGAAGAAACCAGTAAAGTTTATTTTTAATTTGGAGAAGAGACGTGAGTAA
- the lptC gene encoding LPS export ABC transporter periplasmic protein LptC: protein MSIKLNSQKIVEKNIQKELEFSNTTFTEATISNREGIAFAAHGVRAGTVLKVDHLRYHNKNIYQLFADSGIYKGDSLYLDGNVTMHQREGFSYRTEHARYDKKSTILYTTSSFVATKGKSVIYGKGMTYYADRQVLQATGVNATLYAEENNISKAKTKGTD from the coding sequence ATGTCAATTAAGTTAAATTCTCAGAAAATAGTAGAAAAAAATATACAAAAAGAGTTGGAGTTTTCCAATACAACTTTTACAGAAGCAACCATATCTAACAGGGAAGGGATAGCATTTGCTGCCCATGGTGTTAGAGCCGGTACTGTTTTAAAAGTAGACCATTTACGTTATCACAATAAGAATATCTATCAGCTTTTTGCTGATAGTGGAATATATAAAGGAGATAGTCTCTACCTTGATGGTAATGTGACGATGCACCAAAGAGAAGGGTTTAGTTATCGGACAGAACATGCCCGTTATGATAAGAAGAGCACCATACTTTATACGACCTCTTCTTTTGTTGCAACGAAAGGAAAAAGTGTTATATACGGTAAGGGCATGACATACTATGCCGACAGACAAGTGCTACAAGCAACCGGCGTGAATGCAACGCTCTATGCTGAAGAAAATAATATCTCTAAGGCTAAGACAAAGGGTACAGATTGA